From the Hemicordylus capensis ecotype Gifberg chromosome 1, rHemCap1.1.pri, whole genome shotgun sequence genome, the window AATAGTTCTAGAATTTCACTGAGATAATGGGTGTTTTGCAAGTCAACTATAAGGGAGGTACAAGCATACCTCTAAGAGTGTACTTTGAACCTTTGACAGTTTTCAAACCACAGAGGCCAAACGATTTATGCTAATGACATGTTATTTGCAGGATTTGTTTACTGGGATGTCAGTGACAATATCCTAAACTGACAAAATTTTAGAATTAGGAACCAATAGTTAATGTACATTTTGAGTCTCCTGGTGTACAGAAATACCCCCCTGAATGCAGGTGAAGATTTTAATTATAATAATTGGAAGAATTCAAAATACAAATGGTGCAGTCAAAATTTAATCTCCTAATCCTTATGTGTTCCCAAGAGTCAAAAAAGTGTGTGATGGATGTGATTAGCATATCATATGTTTGCCAAGGCATACAAAACATTTGCTTTGGGCTAAGAGCTGCTATTTCCCTATTGTATCTTGCAGCCATGTCCACGTTCTAAAAGCTTCAGCAAGCAAGGAAACACTTTTCTTTGTTGTTAGAATTGTATTGAGTAGCCAGAAGAAGACAAAAATAACCACATTACAATTAGTTAAGCTAACAAGTACATCTCTTAAGCAAACAACGCCACTCCCCAAAACTATATAACAAATAGCACTCTGTTGGTAACTTttgtttcaaattatttttaattaaacgTTTTAGCTGCTTTATGATGGCTGTGGCCTGAAAGGTGGGATACCAAATATTTTGCAAGAAAGCTCTTGAAGATAACTTAACTCCCTTACCTGAAAGTGAGTTTTTAGCACGCATTAACATTTGTCAACAGATATTGATACACATTATATGTTGTTATCTAATCATTAAGTATTTCAGAGTGGTTTCAGTAGCTAACGGCATTGTCTGTCACAAGATCCCTGCAGTCTTCCAAAGACACTGGAAACAACACGCCCCAATTCGATACTGCTTCTAAGCATTTCTTATCTTTAAAATTCGAGCCCTGCTtatgaactacatttcccagaaggCCAAGCAACACAGCTTCTGTAAACTGGTCGCCGTGCTCTTTGGACTTGAAGCAGAGAGCTCGTTACAAAGCAAACGCAATCGAGCCCTTCTAGGTCCGAGTTAGCGCGTGGCGTTTCTGCACGAGCATGGAACAGATGGCAGCGACGATCCTCGTCTTGCCTTCCCCCATATGCCTGCACGACGAGCCCGTTCAAATTATAGTAGAGGGCCTCTCGCCGCTGCAAGAAGTCACGCTCAGGGCATCGCTGGAAGATGAAAGCGGGGAAACTTTCCAGTCGTTTGCTTACTACAGGGCTGGGAGCAATGGAGACCTGGACCTCACTCGCTCTGCGTCGCTGGGCGGCAGCTATTCTGGAGTAGAGCCCATGGGGTTACTGTGGTCCCTGGAGTCTAAGGCCCCCTTTAAGCGCCTGGCCAAAAAGAACGTCCGTACCCCTTTCTATGTGACCTACGAAGTGTACGAGGGACACGGAATCACTGGCCGGCGTCTGAGCGCGTGTGTCAGTGAGAGAAGGTTCCTGGCCGAAGGGGTGGAAAGGATCTCCGTGCGGGAAGGCAGGCTCAAAGCCACGCTCTTCCTGCCCGCTGGTGAGTTAGGTGTCATTTCCCCTCGAGTGGCTCATCGAGGATCACGGTGTACCAGGTGTTACGGTCCTTGAATGAATGTTTCAGTGGCTCACGTTTAAGTATGACTGCTTCCCTTCCCTACTAGAGTTAAAGAGAATTGGCCCAGAGACCCTTCCTAGTTTTAGGAGATGGTACTttggcatcatctcagactgcgcaggagatggcaatggtaaacctctcctgtattctaccaaagaagaaccacagggctctgtgggttgccaggagtcgacattgactccaCAGCACACTTTAACGTTGCCCCCAAAGAAGAAAGTGTCAAGCTCTCTCTAACCACTAGGTTGTACAGTACAACCCCCAAGCATTGGATTGTGCAGGCATGAGAAGTAAGTCTTCCATAGGGCTCACTCTCATGTAATTGTGCACAGGTCTGCAGTCTTCAACTCTGATCTGAATAATGTGTGCTTAGACATCAATCTTATTGCAGGGACTTACTGCTTATGGCAATGACCATGTGAaataacaagcagcagcagtagtagtatgtGATTTTTTCATATTGATCTCCAGCTCTCCTAATGTATTGTACCTATTTTGTATTTCCTGTGCTCTGTCTTATAAGAATTCAAATGGTCCTGGAGATGAGatctattttgttttgttctggttCGAATGTTGTCTGCATCTTGTTGAAAATGTTTGCCCTGTTCTCTGTAACTTGGTTTTCCTCAACAAGGCCAGATGTTGTGTGCCACCAGTCCGAGATAAAATTGCACCTGTTTCAATTTCTCAACCACTAGTTTGGTACAAGTAGCAGGGAATGTTTTATATGGAGAAAAACAAATCATATTTGCAGCCAGCTGCCTGAGTGGTATAGATCGCAGTTTGTCCCATCTCAGTTAAGAACTAGGCTATAGTTTGTCTAAACttactttttgtttttgaaaatgcATAAATTCACCATCTCCATGTTATTCTTGtaaaattctttttcttttttgcactgAGCAGTGACAAAATGTTCTCTAACTCAGAAGCTCACTTCCAGCATTTATaaattaggaaaataggaagctgccttataccaagtcataccattggttcatctagctcagtattgtctataactctacacagaccggcagtggcttcttcaaggttgcgggcaggagtctctctcagccctatcttggagatgccagggagggaacttggaactgctcttcccagaacggccccatcccatcttacagtactcacacatttctcccattcaaatgcaaagcagggtggaccctgcttagcaaagggaacaactcatgctttctgccacaagaccagctctccagttagGTTGATTTCAAGATGAAGTTTTGCATACTCACTCTGTATACAGATTTTAtattataaagtaaagtgtgccgtcaagtcattttcgactcctggcgcccacagaaccctgtggttttctttggtagaatacagaaggggtttaccattgccatctcccgtgcagtatgagatgatgcctttcagcatcttcctatatcactgctgcctgatatagtaccagtggggatttgaactggcaagcttctgcttgttaatcaagcatttccccgctgcaccacttaaggtgacgcgATTTTATATTATACCCTGCTTTATATTTGTATGTATTTGGGGAGTTGGGAGGGTGGCTGACTGAGATATGTCTGAGGCAAACCATTAGTGAATTCATGGCTTAAAGCATTGCAAGCTATCTTGTGGGCTCACAGTCCATGCTCTTAATCATTACGCTACAGcaactagcaaaaaaaaaaaaaagggtaaaGTGACACCTTTTATTGGACAAATTTCTTTTGGTGTAAGATTATCCAAACCTTTCATCAGCCAGAATGGAAAGTTACTAACATAAATGAAAATATTTTAGTTATTTCAGTTAGATGCTGTATTCCTTAGATTTCCGCTGTCATAAAAAAAGTCTACAGACTCTGTTAACATGAATAAAAACTAATCCGGCACAATATTTTGTTTATCTTTTCCAaagggcaaacaaacaaacaaacatatttccTCTCTATAGTTCTAAAACTACAATTTGTGTTCCAGTAAGATATTAATAGAGATTGTCTTTCTGCCATCAGCACTGCCAGTCCAATTCTGTTTTGAGAGTAGATTGCCCATTTCAACACTCTCTAATATTTTGATCATACATTCATTAACTGTGGGTAAAAATGGTCAGCCTCTGGTGTCAAGCACAGATTATTTTAGCAACCAATTAGCAGTccaaaaatagggctgagagagattcctgcctgcaaccttggagatgccgctgccagtctgtgaagacaagactgagagagagagatagaccaatggtctgactcagtatgtggcagcttcctatgttccaacgcagtgtaggtccatctcactcagtggtgtccatgtagacaacactgagtgagatgaacctatgatctgactcagtatatggcaacttcctatgttcctttgatttAATAACACTCATTGTGGATCTAGGCTAACACCTCCTGTAAGTTGAGAACAGCATAATATTTTATATTCAGTCACCTGGAGTGTCACTTACAAAAAGGCTGGTGTGCAGATGAATGCTCCAGTGGAAACTATCAGCAGAAGACACCCCTGGACCTTCTGCTCTAGGCCACTCCAAGGGCCTAGAGCCTCAGGAGGGCATTACTGATTTCTTGCTTGGGGAGGATTGGGCCCAGTCAGCAGCCTGTGGCCACTGGCTGGAAGACCCTTTCCACCATTACTGTGGTGGCAGTTGTGGGTTTCTTTTACTTTCTGTAGGCCAGTAGCATCAACAACAGTATTCTAGTGGACTCCTGCTGTCCACCATATTTTTTTCTCCTACAGCACCCATATAGTGTCATGATGCTATGTGGGGCATTGTGGAGGAGGGGAACATTACAGGCAGAAGCCACTGAAGAGAACCGAGTTACTGCTGCTGGACTTCCAAGAATACCACCGTGGTAAGGGGTGGGTGCCCACCAGTAGGTCATTCCAACCTGGAAAGTGGCCTTGGATTCAAGGGCATAGGGAGCTCGGCCACGGCCGGAGGACAAAGTCCTCTGGTGGCTCCTCCGCCCCCTAGGCGTTGTAGTCGCATGCACAAAGCATGTGtgccccaagccccaccccctgcatctgatgtcagatacaagAGGTGGGGGCAATGCTGAGGACGGCTCCCTGTCAGCCCCCGCAGAGCTTCCACTCCCCAGTAAGTGTTTTGGGAATCACTGACAGGGAAAGGGAAACTCTGGTGGGCGTTGGAAAGGAAGCATCTCCCGTCCTCAGCGTTggccccgccccttgcatctgatgtcagatgcaggggcagggccAATACCCTCCCtctccagtcagcatttcattgaaatgctagTAACCTAAGCTTCTCTCCAAACCCCTgccagcacagccagcatttcagtgaaacactggctgggaaggaaAAGCAAATACCTCATGCACCCAGCCGGCGAGCGTTTCATTAGTTCCATACcttgggagggggcaaggaggtgCCCTGGCTGAGAGAGGAGGTGCCTTggcatcccccaccccctgccatgtcCAGACACTGGCAGCCAGGTAATGATCATCCCTGTGATgagcctgtgggtttctcagaggcatcaggtgggtcactgtgtgaaacaggatgctggactagatgggccttgggcctgatccagcagggctgttcttatgttcttatccccccttgctccatggtCCCTAGGCTGCCACTCAAAGCCCTGGGCTTGTATGGAACAGTGTTCCTCATAATGTTTTCCCCAaaactgtaaaaaaaataaataaattgctaccTCTCTAATGAGATACAACCTTTCTTGGAAACAAACCCAGAGAAGTGGAATGCTCATCAGAGTAACCACTGTATACCAGGTACTGAAAGCCTCCGCATCTTCTAGGAAAGCAGCTTGTACAGAATAATACCCTTATCTGAAACCAGCAAGGTGACTACCAATTGTAAAAACAAGTAACTTTTTGGGTAGAACATCTGTGTGGTTTTTTGTGCTGACAAAGCTCCATTGCATGAAAATAAGGTTCTTGCTCAAGTAAACTCTCTTTCTAGGCCCTGGACCATTCCCAGGACTCATCGACCTGTATGGATCTGGAGGGGGCCTTGTGGAATATAGAGCAAGTCTTCTGGCAAGCAGAGGTTTTGTCACACTTGCTGTTGCTTACTTGGCTTTTGCGGATCTCCCAGCTTTTCCAGAGTTCATTGAACTGGACTATTTTGGTGAAGCTGTAGAGTTCTTGAAAAAACAGCAACAGGTAAACTAAAATTACAGTCTACCGTTCTATGCTCAAATTGGAGGTGGTGGCTACTGAGCTGCTGGGGGACCAGAAAATGGGGTTTTAACCATAATTAAGAGAAAATGGGCCTGTGGTTTGGTTGGCTTACACTAGTCATCTGCATAAATAGAGGACACGGACGGGATACCCTATGTCCACTGACTAATTTAGAGGTCTACCATGGATGGTTTGTGTTAACACACCTACACCTACACCTATCCCTTCCTGCCAAAGTTGACCCTTTAGGCAGATATATTTTCCCTGGGCATCCTTGAACACACTGACAGAAACCAAACATGCAGACTGCCCTGGTCTCTATTGGCCATGTAGACTTGTAGACAACCAGTGGGGCTGCCCATGTGGCTTGCAGAGACTGGAAGTGCTGAAACAGTAGAAACCAATCCCCCAAATAAGAATCATTGGTGTTCATATGGTTTGAAACCTGTGTTTCGCTTTGATCCCCGGTCTCTTTGCTGCACAGCAATCCTAGGTCGGGTTTTTGACTTGGGGATTTGAGGATTCTAATAgcaactatttatttttatttttattacattttatatcccgctcttcctccaaggagcccagagcggtgtactacatgcttaggtttctccttacaacaaccctgtgaagtaggctaggctgagagagaagtgactggcccagagtcacccagctagtatggctgaatggggatttgaactcgggtctccctggtcctagtccagcattctagccactacaccacgctggctcctttatAAGCCATATATAAGTATATATAATTATACATATATAACTATATAAGCCCCTCCCTGTTTTCTATCCTCTTAAGAGGCAGGGTGTGGTTTCTGTACtatacagcagcagcaaagagttcTAAACATCAGGGTTTTAAATAGGAGGCATGATGAAAGATGAGATCATCCTGGAGGCTGTGGAACATGCTCATTCTTGtcccattgttgttgtttcaggtGAAAGGTATGAGGATTGGAGTTCTGGGGCTCTCTAAAGGAGGAGATCTTGCTCTTGCCTTGGCTACATTTTGTCCAGACATCAGAGCAGCTGTCAGCATTTCTGGCTCCAGTGTTAATGCTTTTATCCCCCTGCGAGTAAAGGGGTTCACTATTCCTGTCCATCCGTATGACCTGGAGAAGGTTAAGACCACGGATGATGGAACAGTGGATCTCTCAGAAGTCATGGATGATCCCCGAGACCCAGCCACCTGGAAATGCCGCATCCCTGTGGAGAAttcctttgccaaattcctcttcctttcaggacAAGATGACAGAAACTGGCAAAGTGAGCTCTTCTGCCAAGAAGCGGTCCAGCGCCTTCAGCAGAGTGGAGGGCATGTGGAGTTCTATTGCTATCCTGGAGCAGGGCACCTCTTGGAGCCCC encodes:
- the LOC128339326 gene encoding acyl-coenzyme A thioesterase 1-like, translated to MEQMAATILVLPSPICLHDEPVQIIVEGLSPLQEVTLRASLEDESGETFQSFAYYRAGSNGDLDLTRSASLGGSYSGVEPMGLLWSLESKAPFKRLAKKNVRTPFYVTYEVYEGHGITGRRLSACVSERRFLAEGVERISVREGRLKATLFLPAGPGPFPGLIDLYGSGGGLVEYRASLLASRGFVTLAVAYLAFADLPAFPEFIELDYFGEAVEFLKKQQQVKGMRIGVLGLSKGGDLALALATFCPDIRAAVSISGSSVNAFIPLRVKGFTIPVHPYDLEKVKTTDDGTVDLSEVMDDPRDPATWKCRIPVENSFAKFLFLSGQDDRNWQSELFCQEAVQRLQQSGGHVEFYCYPGAGHLLEPPYLPLCQASAHRSFGTLVLWGGQWREHAKAQEDAWHRILAFFRQHLLDSSITSHL